In Prunus dulcis chromosome 2, ALMONDv2, whole genome shotgun sequence, a single genomic region encodes these proteins:
- the LOC117620378 gene encoding CASP-like protein 5B2, whose protein sequence is MKEVFGSPGKVSGLALRIGQCSFAAASIGVMVSAHGFFNSTAFCYLIASMGLQVLWSLGLACLDLHALRSKRSLQNPVLVSLFVVGDWVTAILSLAAACSSAGVTVLYSRDLNYCGPPAQLPCSRFQIAVAFAFISWFLLAVSSIVMFWLLGAV, encoded by the exons ATGAAGGAGGTCTTTGGGAGTCCAGGGAAGGTGAGTGGGCTGGCACTGAGAATTGGGCAGTGCTCTTTTGCTGCTGCTTCTATTGGAGTGATGGTCTCTGCCCATGGCTTCTTCAACTCCACTGCATTTTG CTATTTAATTGCATCAATGGGGCTTCAAGTTCTTTGGAGTTTGGGACTTGCTTGCCTTGATTTGCATGCTTTGAGGTCAAAGAGAAGCTTGCAGAATCCTGTTTTAGTAAGCCTATTTGTTGTTGGGGATTGG GTGACAGCTATTCTGTCGTTGGCCGCTGCATGCTCATCAGCTGGAGTGACAGTTCTGTATTCGAGAGATTTGAATTACTGCGGGCCACCGGCACAACTTCCATGCAGCAGGTTCCAAATTGCTGTTGCTTTCGCTTTTATCTCATGGTTCCTCCTTGCTGTTTCGTCCATTGTCATGTTTTGGTTGCTAGGTGCAGTATGA
- the LOC117617204 gene encoding uncharacterized protein At2g39795, mitochondrial-like: MAFTSILRRSASSLAPLASRLARGNRSYHGALVNAINHVNHSYKSTLTPFVPTPRYYSSHSSDQSLLKVIDAEIKCAEETDDLDKAEEIPSGFPFQIEDTPGAQIVTLKRTYQGENIVVEVHMPDLVTGDEENDGDQDGDDEDGSANKSSLPLLVTVSKSDGPSLEFSCTAFADEIEIDSLAVKNPENSEDQIAYEGPDFHDLDENLQKAFHKYLEIRGIKPSTTNFLHEYMINKDTREYANWLQKLKQFVAA, from the exons ATGGCTTTCACTTCAATTCTTCGCAGATCGGCCTCCTCTTTGGCTCCATTGGCCAGCCGACTGGCTCGGGGCAATCGATCTTACCATGGTGCTCTCGTCAACGCCATAAACCACGTCAATCACTCCTACAAGTCCACTCTGACCCCTTTTGTTCCGACCCCTCGCTATTATTCCAGCCACAGTTCGGACCAGTCTCTTCTCAAGGTTATCGATGCAGAGATAAAGTGCGCTGAGGAGACCGATGATCTTGACAAG GCTGAAGAGATTCCAAGTGGCTTCCCTTTTCAAATTGAAGATACTCCCGGAGCCCAAATAGTGACACTGAAAAGAACATATCAGGGTGAAAACATAGTAGTTGAAGTTCACATGCCTGATCTAGTTACtggtgatgaagaaaatgacgGTGACCAGGATGGTGATGATGAGGATGGAAGTGCTAATAAGTCCAGCCTCCCGTTGCTCGTAACTGTCTCCAAGAGTGATGGACCTTCTCTTGAGTTTAGCTGCACTGCTTTTGCTGATGAGATTGAAATTGACAGCTTGGCAGTGAAAAATCCAGAGAATTCTGAGGATCAGATTGCCTATGAGGGGCCTGACTTCCA TGATTTGGATGAGAACCTTCAGAAGGCATTCCACAAGTATTTGGAGATTAGAGGAATCAAGCCCAGCACAACCAATTTCTTGCATGAGTACATGATCAACAAAGACACTAGAGAATATGCGAATTGGTTGCAGAAACTTAAGCAGTTCGTTGCAGCTTAA